A single genomic interval of Peribacillus sp. FSL H8-0477 harbors:
- a CDS encoding vWA domain-containing protein, with translation MKKNVLLLLLLSIVCTACSDEKTEPVKKPQETAVATKEPIYEKKEIEYYDTDQLSRPLTEEEKIFFRKPGLYSGEKYDEALVNKQLDTLPIDLTADEYFDELLYLLAEDFHEEVETFVNFDSTVAVDIERPDESIETPDLKQTHYAILIDASGSMRGKVSGKVKMEAAKSAVKEFTKNIPESSTLSLTVYGHKGTNQEKDKPISCKGIKTIYNGHYQEQAVTSEIDQIKPAGWTPISAALTSVAKDIPENAGDVVVYVVSDGIETCGGDPVKEASHLAEATIKTVVNIIGFDVDNEGQKLLKEVADAGNGEFTFVNSEQELKKYMRIQYEEIQKRWLEWKEAGKKEALRIKEEKKKLAIDTKERMKAKSEREKERLKAAQAYLKEKFEKKDPNHSIRHTDTLITFYSRASMTYAVTSGNNANTDSIINGNKVLNEFINEGNQKINETIDKKNNGD, from the coding sequence ATGAAAAAAAATGTCCTTTTACTTTTATTACTCTCTATTGTCTGTACGGCATGCTCTGATGAGAAAACAGAACCGGTGAAAAAACCGCAAGAAACGGCGGTTGCTACTAAAGAACCAATCTATGAAAAGAAGGAAATTGAGTATTATGATACAGATCAACTATCTAGGCCTTTAACCGAAGAAGAGAAAATATTTTTTCGAAAGCCTGGTTTGTACAGCGGGGAAAAGTATGATGAAGCATTAGTCAATAAACAGTTAGATACCCTTCCTATAGATTTAACAGCTGATGAATATTTTGATGAACTACTGTATCTTCTTGCAGAGGATTTTCATGAGGAAGTTGAAACATTTGTAAACTTTGATTCTACAGTAGCCGTTGATATTGAACGTCCGGATGAATCGATAGAAACACCTGATTTAAAACAAACCCATTATGCTATTTTAATTGATGCGAGCGGCAGCATGCGCGGAAAAGTCAGCGGAAAAGTGAAAATGGAAGCAGCTAAGTCCGCGGTTAAAGAATTCACAAAGAATATTCCAGAGAGCTCCACTCTGTCACTGACCGTGTACGGTCACAAGGGAACAAACCAAGAAAAAGATAAACCAATATCCTGTAAAGGGATTAAAACGATTTATAATGGACATTACCAGGAACAAGCCGTAACTAGTGAAATCGATCAGATTAAGCCAGCCGGCTGGACGCCTATCAGCGCTGCATTGACGAGTGTAGCAAAAGACATACCTGAAAATGCCGGTGATGTCGTCGTTTATGTAGTCAGCGATGGGATTGAAACATGCGGCGGGGATCCTGTAAAAGAAGCATCTCACTTGGCTGAAGCAACTATCAAAACAGTAGTGAACATTATTGGATTTGATGTCGACAATGAGGGTCAAAAACTTTTGAAAGAAGTGGCCGATGCAGGGAATGGGGAATTCACCTTTGTGAACTCCGAACAAGAACTGAAAAAATATATGCGTATACAATATGAAGAAATTCAAAAACGCTGGTTAGAATGGAAGGAAGCCGGGAAGAAAGAAGCATTACGAATCAAAGAGGAAAAGAAAAAACTTGCCATCGATACAAAAGAAAGGATGAAAGCTAAAAGCGAGCGAGAAAAGGAACGTTTGAAAGCCGCTCAAGCATACTTAAAAGAAAAATTTGAGAAGAAAGATCCAAATCATTCAATTCGCCATACCGATACTCTGATTACTTTCTACTCTAGAGCGAGCATGACGTATGCAGTAACTTCAGGCAACAATGCAAATACTGATTCTATCATTAACGGCAACAAGGTACTAAATGAGTTCATCAACGAAGGAAATCAAAAAATCAATGAAACCATTGATAAGAAAAATAACGGTGACTAA
- a CDS encoding GH39 family glycosyl hydrolase, translating to MENIIVDSKEGSVFKKNWKFCVGTGRLGLALQQEYLDHLKIAKEKIGFEYIRGHGLLSDDVGIYREMKVGEEVKAFYNFTYIDRIFDAYLDIGIRPFIEFGFMPKLLASGDQTIFYWKGNVTPPNDYQKWKDLIVAVVSHFIDRYGIEEVKKWPFEVWNEPNLVNFWKDADQAEYFKLYKVTAKAVKEVHPDLQVGGPAICGGADYWISDFLNFCEREEVPVDFVSRHAYTSEPPKKVTPDYYYQDLVKNTEMLTQFKTVRELINQSAFPNLPFHITEYNTSYSPINPVHDTPLNAAYLARILSEGGDYVDSFSYWTFSDVFEEVDVPKSQFYGGFGLLALNAIPKPTFHLFSFFNQLGEEQLYRDEQVIVTRKKDGSIALIAWNEVMESGDKDERELTLSIPVTAADLFIKRQTVDENHANPWKVWKQMGRPRFPDKQSVATLKEAAHPKVSTERLETVGGMCELNLTLTKNEITLIEIQAVNDETETYFGLDDSLITSYSN from the coding sequence ATGGAGAACATAATCGTCGATTCGAAAGAAGGAAGCGTTTTTAAGAAAAATTGGAAGTTCTGTGTGGGAACGGGGAGACTCGGTCTTGCACTCCAACAGGAGTATTTAGATCACCTGAAAATCGCGAAGGAGAAAATTGGCTTTGAGTACATTCGTGGACACGGTCTCCTTTCTGATGATGTTGGCATCTACCGGGAAATGAAGGTTGGTGAAGAGGTAAAAGCTTTTTACAATTTTACGTATATTGACCGGATTTTCGATGCCTATCTTGACATCGGCATTCGTCCGTTTATCGAATTTGGCTTTATGCCCAAGTTACTGGCTTCAGGTGATCAGACCATTTTTTATTGGAAAGGGAATGTGACGCCCCCAAATGATTATCAAAAGTGGAAGGATTTAATCGTCGCGGTTGTGTCTCATTTTATTGATAGATATGGTATTGAGGAAGTGAAAAAGTGGCCGTTTGAAGTTTGGAACGAGCCTAACTTAGTAAACTTTTGGAAGGATGCAGATCAAGCCGAATACTTTAAATTGTATAAAGTGACGGCCAAAGCTGTGAAGGAAGTACATCCTGATCTGCAAGTTGGCGGTCCTGCCATATGTGGAGGGGCAGATTACTGGATTAGCGATTTTCTGAATTTTTGTGAGCGGGAAGAAGTACCCGTCGACTTCGTCAGCAGACATGCCTATACGTCCGAACCTCCTAAAAAAGTTACGCCTGATTACTATTATCAGGATTTAGTAAAAAATACAGAAATGTTGACCCAGTTCAAAACAGTCCGTGAATTGATTAATCAGTCGGCTTTTCCAAATCTGCCCTTTCATATTACGGAGTACAACACTTCCTACAGCCCCATTAATCCGGTACATGATACGCCCTTAAATGCAGCGTATTTGGCAAGGATTCTTAGTGAAGGCGGAGACTATGTCGATTCTTTTTCATACTGGACATTTAGTGATGTATTTGAAGAGGTGGATGTACCGAAATCTCAATTTTATGGCGGCTTTGGCTTACTCGCGTTAAACGCCATTCCTAAGCCGACATTCCATTTATTTTCCTTTTTCAATCAATTAGGAGAAGAACAGTTATATCGCGATGAACAGGTGATCGTGACAAGAAAAAAAGACGGATCAATAGCTTTAATTGCCTGGAATGAAGTGATGGAAAGCGGGGACAAGGACGAGAGAGAACTCACCCTTTCCATTCCCGTTACGGCAGCTGACCTATTTATTAAACGACAAACGGTGGATGAGAATCATGCGAATCCATGGAAGGTCTGGAAACAAATGGGGAGACCGAGATTTCCTGATAAGCAATCGGTCGCAACGTTAAAAGAAGCCGCGCATCCGAAAGTAAGTACGGAGCGGCTGGAAACAGTCGGAGGAATGTGTGAGCTGAACCTAACTCTTACAAAAAATGAAATTACCTTGATCGAAATTCAGGCGGTAAACGATGAAACAGAGACTTATTTTGGTTTAGATGATTCGTTAATAACTTCGTATTCGAATTGA
- a CDS encoding alpha-glucuronidase family glycosyl hydrolase, which produces MDKCWLQYKSKPGSKTPAFLSTIVVQETSVLITSAVEELVNGLRSLYGVVPEVLPDKMETPHLFLTTIQNPFFPHVLDKGAIERELNEEGYLIKTLIHDGQEQLFVVSKTDKGLLYGVFHLLRELQMGTESPFDIVENPKVQLRMINHWDNMDGSIERGYAGASIFYRDHQFIENNDRIKEYARLMASVGINGISINNVNVFKTETKLITDEFLPEVANVADTFRAYGIKTFLSVNFASPMVIGGLNTADPLDEEVGKWWGTKAEEIYQRIEDFGGFIVKADSENRPGPFTYNRTHADGANMLAKALETFGGVVIWRCFVYNCHQDWRDRTTDRARAAYDHFKPLDGEFLDNVILQIKNGPMDFQVREPVSPLFGAMPKTNQILEFQITQEYTGQQKHLCYLVPQWKEVLDFDTYAKGEGSAVKHVVDGSLYPYTYSGISAVTNIGDDANWTGHKLAQANLYGYGRLIWNPDLTEEQISNEWTIQTLGDDLDVLEQVPRMLADSREIYENYTAPLSVGWMVNINHHFGPSVDGYEYSVWGTYHFADHKGIGVNRTLSSGTGFTGQYGKENTEIYESLESCPDELLLFFHHVPYTHTLKSGKTVIQHIYDTHFKGVEQAEELKYRWSQLAGKIEEKSYQEVLERLDFQVEHSKEWRDIINTYFYRKSGIDDVHKRTIY; this is translated from the coding sequence ATGGATAAATGTTGGCTCCAATATAAAAGCAAACCTGGAAGTAAAACACCAGCCTTTCTTTCAACAATCGTTGTGCAGGAAACATCGGTACTTATCACATCCGCGGTTGAGGAATTAGTCAATGGATTACGGTCCCTTTATGGTGTGGTTCCAGAAGTACTGCCTGACAAAATGGAAACACCTCATCTGTTCCTAACAACGATACAGAACCCGTTTTTTCCTCATGTACTGGATAAAGGCGCAATTGAACGGGAGTTGAATGAGGAAGGGTACTTGATTAAAACGTTGATTCACGACGGGCAGGAACAACTATTTGTGGTTAGTAAGACAGATAAAGGCCTGCTTTATGGGGTTTTTCATTTACTTAGAGAGTTACAAATGGGTACAGAAAGCCCGTTCGATATCGTTGAAAATCCTAAAGTACAACTGCGAATGATAAACCACTGGGATAACATGGACGGAAGCATTGAACGGGGCTATGCCGGGGCGTCGATTTTTTATCGAGATCATCAATTTATTGAAAATAATGACCGGATTAAGGAGTATGCCCGTTTAATGGCATCTGTCGGAATTAATGGTATTTCAATTAATAATGTAAATGTATTTAAAACAGAGACGAAATTGATCACAGATGAATTTCTGCCTGAGGTGGCAAACGTTGCAGACACCTTTAGAGCCTATGGGATTAAGACGTTTCTAAGCGTGAATTTCGCCAGTCCAATGGTTATTGGCGGTCTAAATACTGCCGATCCGCTCGATGAAGAAGTCGGGAAGTGGTGGGGGACAAAAGCGGAGGAAATTTACCAAAGGATTGAAGACTTTGGCGGATTTATTGTGAAGGCTGATTCGGAAAACCGTCCTGGTCCCTTTACCTATAATCGAACACATGCTGATGGGGCGAATATGTTAGCAAAAGCTTTGGAAACGTTTGGCGGAGTCGTGATTTGGCGATGTTTTGTGTACAATTGTCACCAGGATTGGCGCGACCGTACAACGGATCGAGCTCGTGCTGCTTACGATCATTTTAAACCGCTGGATGGAGAGTTCTTAGATAATGTCATTTTGCAAATAAAGAATGGACCGATGGACTTTCAAGTAAGGGAACCCGTTTCTCCGCTGTTTGGTGCGATGCCAAAAACGAATCAAATCCTTGAGTTTCAGATTACGCAGGAATATACGGGACAGCAGAAACATCTCTGCTATTTAGTTCCGCAGTGGAAAGAGGTATTGGATTTTGATACCTATGCAAAAGGAGAGGGCTCTGCTGTTAAGCATGTCGTGGATGGTTCTCTTTATCCCTATACATACAGCGGTATTTCAGCAGTAACCAATATTGGGGATGATGCAAACTGGACAGGACATAAGCTTGCGCAAGCCAATTTATATGGCTATGGACGATTAATTTGGAATCCAGACTTAACCGAAGAGCAAATATCAAACGAGTGGACCATTCAAACACTCGGTGATGATCTAGACGTTCTTGAACAAGTTCCACGGATGTTAGCCGATTCACGTGAAATCTATGAAAATTATACGGCCCCGCTTAGTGTCGGTTGGATGGTTAATATTAATCATCATTTTGGTCCATCAGTTGATGGGTATGAATATTCCGTATGGGGAACGTATCATTTTGCTGATCACAAGGGAATCGGCGTCAATCGGACCCTAAGTAGTGGAACAGGTTTTACCGGCCAGTATGGTAAGGAAAATACCGAAATCTATGAATCTCTTGAAAGTTGTCCGGACGAACTATTGTTGTTTTTCCATCATGTTCCGTATACCCATACACTTAAATCGGGAAAGACAGTCATTCAGCATATTTATGACACGCATTTTAAAGGGGTTGAACAAGCAGAGGAACTGAAATACCGCTGGAGTCAGCTCGCAGGCAAGATAGAGGAAAAATCATATCAAGAAGTATTAGAGAGACTGGATTTTCAAGTGGAGCATTCGAAGGAATGGAGAGATATCATAAATACGTACTTTTACCGAAAGTCAGGCATTGATGATGTGCATAAGCGAACGATTTATTAA
- a CDS encoding SDR family oxidoreductase: MLPINKNLQGKVAVITGGGGVLCSCMAKELARQGMKVAVLNRTYEKAMKTVEEILTQGGQAIAIECDVVQVESVKRAEEMVFNEYGRCDVLINGAGGNHPNGVTTKEIVEKEDLTNGQLSTFFDLTLEGFSFVYNLNFIGTFIPTQIFSKRMIGNQGTIINISSMSAKSPMTKVPAYSAAKAGIENFTKWLSVHMAEAGIRVNAIAPGFFLTKQNEALLKNEDGTNTERTEKILAHTPMRRLGSPEDLLGTLLWLVDDQASGFVTGISVPVDGGFMAYSGV; encoded by the coding sequence ATGTTACCAATCAATAAGAATCTTCAAGGAAAAGTGGCGGTTATAACAGGCGGAGGCGGCGTCCTATGCAGTTGTATGGCAAAAGAACTTGCCAGACAGGGGATGAAGGTGGCTGTTTTAAATCGCACCTATGAAAAGGCCATGAAAACGGTGGAAGAGATTCTAACACAGGGTGGTCAAGCCATAGCGATTGAGTGTGATGTGGTTCAAGTGGAAAGTGTGAAACGGGCAGAGGAAATGGTGTTTAACGAATACGGGCGATGTGATGTATTGATTAATGGTGCCGGTGGAAACCATCCCAATGGGGTAACAACAAAGGAAATAGTAGAAAAAGAGGATCTTACGAATGGCCAGCTATCTACATTTTTTGACTTGACGCTTGAGGGATTTTCATTTGTCTATAATCTCAATTTCATCGGGACATTTATCCCAACTCAAATTTTTTCGAAAAGAATGATTGGGAACCAAGGAACAATCATTAATATTTCCTCGATGAGTGCGAAAAGTCCAATGACGAAGGTTCCGGCTTATAGTGCAGCGAAAGCAGGGATTGAGAATTTCACGAAGTGGCTGAGCGTACATATGGCAGAAGCGGGCATTAGGGTGAATGCGATAGCCCCAGGTTTCTTTCTAACCAAACAAAATGAGGCTCTTTTGAAAAATGAGGACGGAACGAATACAGAACGTACAGAAAAAATACTTGCGCATACACCAATGAGGAGGTTAGGCAGTCCAGAAGATTTACTAGGCACATTATTATGGCTGGTTGATGATCAGGCGAGCGGCTTTGTGACAGGAATAAGCGTTCCTGTTGATGGTGGATTTATGGCTTATTCAGGAGTATGA
- the uxuA gene encoding mannonate dehydratase — translation MKVNFRWFGHQNDSVSLEHIKQIPGMNGIVGALYDIPVGEVWPLENILELKNEITSRGLHLDVIESVNIHEDIKLGLPTRELYILNYQETIRNLAKAGVKVICYNFMPVFDWTRTDLAKELPDGSTVLAYSKEQIENSHPDLIVEQMENDSNGFSLPGWEPERLSQLKSLFHLYSQVSEEDLFDNLRYFLEQIIPVAEEENIRMALHPDDPPWSVFGLPRIVTNKENLERIVNMVDSPSNSLTICSGSLGANPNNNIPEILRYFLKRDRVPFVHIRNVKIYENGDFEESSHRSSDGSINLYEIVKALHDYDFKGYFRPDHGRMIWGEVARPGYGLYDRAMGIMYILGLWDSLEQRSEKEKAERSSENVTNQ, via the coding sequence GTGAAAGTTAATTTCAGATGGTTTGGTCATCAAAATGATAGCGTATCCCTAGAGCATATTAAACAGATTCCAGGAATGAATGGAATCGTTGGTGCTTTATATGACATACCCGTTGGAGAAGTTTGGCCGCTTGAAAACATTCTTGAGTTAAAGAATGAAATTACAAGTCGAGGGTTACATTTAGATGTCATTGAAAGTGTGAATATTCATGAAGATATTAAACTCGGTCTGCCAACTCGCGAACTTTATATTCTGAATTATCAAGAAACGATTCGGAATTTGGCTAAAGCCGGCGTAAAGGTTATCTGCTATAACTTTATGCCAGTGTTTGATTGGACCCGAACTGATTTGGCAAAGGAACTCCCTGATGGTTCAACGGTTCTCGCCTATTCTAAGGAACAAATCGAAAATAGTCATCCAGATCTAATCGTGGAACAAATGGAGAATGACTCAAATGGATTTTCATTGCCTGGATGGGAGCCAGAACGCTTAAGTCAGTTGAAATCGCTTTTTCATTTGTATAGCCAGGTATCAGAAGAAGATCTATTTGATAATCTCCGCTATTTCTTAGAACAAATTATCCCTGTTGCGGAAGAAGAGAATATTAGAATGGCGTTACATCCGGATGATCCACCGTGGAGTGTCTTTGGATTGCCGAGAATTGTCACGAATAAAGAAAACTTAGAACGAATTGTGAACATGGTAGATAGTCCTTCAAATAGTCTGACCATCTGCTCAGGTTCGCTTGGAGCAAATCCTAACAACAATATCCCGGAAATTTTACGCTACTTTTTAAAAAGGGATCGGGTTCCGTTTGTTCATATTCGGAATGTGAAAATCTATGAAAATGGAGATTTTGAAGAATCTTCCCATCGCAGCAGTGATGGATCAATTAATCTCTATGAAATTGTAAAAGCACTGCATGATTATGATTTCAAGGGCTATTTCCGCCCGGATCATGGTCGGATGATTTGGGGAGAAGTCGCACGACCGGGATATGGGTTATATGATCGGGCAATGGGAATCATGTACATTCTCGGCTTATGGGACAGTCTTGAACAAAGGAGTGAAAAGGAGAAGGCAGAAAGGAGCAGTGAAAATGTTACCAATCAATAA
- a CDS encoding GntR family transcriptional regulator: protein MTARQNVRGSTRDYSYNILKKKILRLELEPGTKISEKEMADELNVSRTPIREAFMKLAQEELLDIIPQSGTVVSKINLQHVEEGRFIREKIEKEIVTLVCSKFAEDDRFKLESNLAMQRLCSDKKNLHNLQLDEEFFQLDEEFHQILFSSCGKARTWEMLQMLNNHFNRLRLLRLSSSLNWEIIISQHHEIYRLILNQDVDHARKMMEEHLNLVVIEQNELRKAYPHYFI, encoded by the coding sequence GTGACAGCCCGTCAGAATGTTCGTGGTTCAACAAGGGATTACTCCTATAACATACTAAAAAAGAAAATACTACGGTTAGAACTTGAGCCTGGGACTAAAATATCTGAAAAGGAAATGGCGGATGAATTAAACGTAAGCAGGACACCAATTCGTGAGGCGTTTATGAAGTTAGCACAAGAAGAGCTTTTAGACATTATTCCGCAGAGCGGGACAGTGGTTTCTAAAATTAATCTGCAACATGTAGAAGAGGGACGTTTTATCCGAGAGAAAATAGAAAAAGAGATTGTCACACTTGTCTGCAGCAAGTTTGCGGAAGATGATCGGTTTAAACTGGAAAGTAATTTAGCCATGCAGAGACTCTGTTCAGATAAAAAGAACCTTCATAATTTACAGTTAGATGAAGAGTTTTTTCAATTAGATGAAGAATTTCATCAAATTTTATTTAGTAGTTGTGGAAAGGCTCGTACATGGGAAATGCTGCAAATGCTTAATAATCATTTCAATCGACTGCGTCTGCTTAGGTTATCATCGAGCTTGAACTGGGAAATTATTATCTCTCAGCATCATGAAATATATCGACTGATTCTGAACCAGGATGTGGATCATGCACGTAAGATGATGGAAGAACACTTGAATTTAGTGGTCATTGAACAGAACGAATTAAGAAAAGCCTATCCGCATTATTTTATTTAA
- a CDS encoding Nif3-like dinuclear metal center hexameric protein — protein sequence MLTIQEVINTLTKPVQKLDDTVDVLMPNALSNQEVKGIVVTFMASHYVLQRAKELGANLVITHEGTFYSHHNHTEFLKDNPVFQKKCRVIEESGLAIYRFHDYWHRYQPDGIMTGFIQDLEWESYLMESKPTSAVFSIPPLTVRELGEYVKIKLDTPFVRVAGNLSMICSRVGVLVGYRGGGEAAIPLFMEENVDVILAGEGPEWETPEFVRDAGYQGRDKAFILLGHAASEKPGMRYLADLISGMFPHIPVYPIAEDQPFQII from the coding sequence ATGCTAACCATTCAGGAGGTAATAAATACGTTAACCAAACCCGTACAAAAGCTTGATGATACGGTGGATGTGCTTATGCCAAATGCGCTTTCTAACCAAGAGGTAAAGGGGATAGTGGTTACATTTATGGCTTCTCATTATGTGCTGCAGCGAGCGAAAGAGCTAGGTGCTAATCTAGTGATTACCCATGAGGGAACTTTTTATAGTCACCATAACCATACGGAGTTTCTGAAAGATAATCCTGTTTTCCAAAAAAAATGCAGGGTGATTGAAGAATCTGGACTGGCAATCTATCGATTCCATGATTATTGGCATCGATATCAGCCTGATGGAATTATGACTGGATTCATTCAAGATTTAGAATGGGAGTCTTACTTAATGGAAAGCAAACCAACTTCCGCTGTGTTTTCCATCCCTCCGCTCACCGTTCGTGAGCTTGGTGAATATGTGAAAATCAAATTGGATACCCCCTTTGTCCGAGTAGCAGGGAATCTGTCAATGATCTGTTCACGCGTAGGCGTATTGGTCGGATACAGGGGAGGGGGCGAAGCAGCAATCCCTCTATTCATGGAAGAAAATGTGGACGTCATTCTTGCTGGGGAGGGTCCTGAATGGGAAACGCCAGAATTTGTTCGTGATGCAGGCTATCAAGGCAGAGACAAAGCATTCATCCTTTTAGGCCATGCGGCAAGTGAAAAACCAGGCATGAGGTACTTGGCTGATTTGATCTCAGGAATGTTCCCGCATATTCCGGTTTATCCCATTGCTGAAGATCAGCCCTTTCAAATTATATGA